DNA sequence from the Streptomyces canus genome:
ATGTCGTCGATGTAGGCGGAGGCGAGGGTCTCGGCGACGCCGAGGACGAGGCCGCCGAGCATGGCGCCGTAGATGTTGCCGATGCCGCCGAGGACGGCTGCGGTGAAGGCCTTGAGGCCCATCAGGAAGCCCATGCGGTAGTCGATGCTGCCGTACTTGAGGCCGTAGGCGACGGCGGCGACGGCGGCGAAGAACCCGCCGATGGCGAAGGCGATCACGATGATGCGGTTGGTGTCGATGCCCATGAGCTGTGCGGTGTCCGGGTCCTGGGCGGTGGCCTGCATGGCGCGGCCGGTGCGGGACTTGCGGACGAAGAAGGCGAGGGCGGACATGCAGACGATGGCGGCGACCACGAGGAAGATGTCGGCGTCCTTGATGGTGACGGAGCCTATGTCGTGGGTGCCGTCGAGGCCGGGGAAGGCGACGGCGCGGTCGGCGCGGGGGTAGAAGTTGCGGACGACTTCCTGGAGGGCCAGGGAGAGACCGATCGCGGTGATGAGCGGTGCGAGCCGTGGGGCTCCGCGCAGGGGCCGGTAGGCGAACCGTTCCGCTCCGACGGCGATGAGGATGGCGACGATACCGCCGCCTATCAGCATCAGGGGGACGGCGAGGGCCATAGAGGTGCCGTCGGGCAAGAGGTAGAAGTAGACCGTGAAGGCGCCGAAGGCCCCGGTCATGAAGATCTCGCCGTGCGCGAAGTTGATGAGCTGGACGATGCCGTACACCATCGTGTAGCCGATGGCGATCAGCCCGTACATCGAGCCCAGAAGCAGCCCGTTGGCCAGCTGCTGCGGCAGGGTGTTCACCGCGTGGCCTCCATTGTCGCTGGTGGTCGTGTGCACATATCGCGTGCTGGGGTGGGGTGTGGCAAGGGCCGCGCGGTCGGGGTCCCCTCCCGCGCGGCCCGTGGTGGTGTTGCTGTGTGCTGCTGGGCCCTGGACTAGCCGAGGTCGGCGGTGCCGGTCTTCACAGCCTTCCACGCACCCTTGGTGACCTGGTAGACGGTCAGCTGCTTGTTGGTGGTGTCGCCGTACTGGTCGAAGGCGACCTTGCCGGAGATGCCTTCGAAGTCGGACTTCTGGACGGCGTCGACGACGGAGGAGCGCAGGGCGTTGATGTCGCTGGGGACCTTGCCGCTGTTGGCGTCGACGGCGGCCTTCACGGCCTTGATGATGGCGGTGGTGGCGTCGTAGGAGTACGCGCCGTAGGCGCCGTAGTCACCCTTGTAGCCCTTGGACTTGTACGTCTCGATGAACGTCTTGGCGGCGGGCAGGGTGTCGGCGGGGACGCCGACGGCGGTGGCGAGGTCGCCCTCGGACGCGGTGCCCGCGGTCTCGATGTAGGTGGAGGCGAACATGCCGTCGCCGCCGAAGAGCGGGACCTTGACTCCGCCGCCCTTGAGCTGCTTGGTGATCAGGGAGGACTCGTCGTACTGGCCGCCGTAGTAGAGCAGGTCGGCGCCGGAGTTCTTGACCTTGGTGACGAGGGAACCGAAGTCCTTGTCGCCGGTGTTGACGTGGTCGGTGCCGACGACGCTGCCGCCGAGCTTCTTGAACTGCTCGTTGAAGATCTTCGCGAGGCCGGCGCCGTAGGTCTGCTTGTCGTCGACGACGAAGACCTTCTTCTTCTTGAGGCCGTTGTACGCGTAGTCCGCGGCGAAGCTGCCCTGGAGCTCGTCGGTGGTGGCGGTGCGGAAGTACGTCTTGTACGGCCGCTTCTTGTCCGTCTGCCAGTTCTTGCCCTGGGTCAGCTCGGGGTTGGTGTTCGAGGGGGAGATCTGGACCATGTTGGCCGAGGCGAACACCTGCTGCATCGTCTGGGCGACGCCGGAGTTCAGCGGGCCGACGGCGCCGACGGCGGTCTTGTCACCAGTGATCGTGGTGGCGTTGGACTGGCCGGTGGCGGGCTGCGCCTTGTCGTCGTAGGCCTTCAGTTTGAAGGTGACGCCGGGGACGAGCTTGGCCTTGTTGGCGTCGTCGACGGCGATCTGGGCGCCGTACTGGATGCCGAGACCCGTGGTGGAGTTCTCGCCGGAGAGCGGGGCGTCCACGCCGATCGTCAGGGTGGTGCCACCTCCGCCTTCGCTGTCGCCGCCCTTGTCGTCTCGGGAGCCGCAGGCGGTGAGCGTCAGAGCTCCAGTCGCGAAGACGGAGGTCAGTATCACCATGGAACGTCGCACAATCAGTCCTTTCCGCAGGCACACGCGCCCTCGTGGGTGCGGCCTTGTGCCGCGCTGGTACCGAACTCCCGATGGAGCGGTGACTGGCCGTGACTCTAAGCCCGGTTTGCAGGCAGGGGCATCGCTGTGCGCTGGCTTGTGACTTTCTTGTTATGACGGGGTGGATGGTGCGCTTCCGCGGAGGGGACTCTCAGCCGGTTTGGCGGAATTTCCCCTCAGTCCGCATTTTGAGAACCTGCACTTCCGCTTGGCCGTCCGGCCTGTGACGGCGTGGTCGTGGCGCAGGCGCCTCGAAGGAGCGCGAAAAGGTCGTGGGAGTAGGCCCGGCCGAAGATGAAACTGTGGTGCTGTATTGCGCGCGTGTTACGGAGCGTCACGTCAAGAAATGGTAGGTCGGCATTCAGCGGCAGACCCGAACAGTCGGAAACCGATATCTCCACGGTGACCCGGCGGGTCGTGCCGGCGTGCACGGTGAAGGCCTCGGGCAGGGCGTGGGCGGTGAGGCCGGTGAAGGCGGCGCCGGTGACCCGGAGGGTGACGGGGGGTCCGCTGTGGACGT
Encoded proteins:
- a CDS encoding branched-chain amino acid ABC transporter permease, whose translation is MNTLPQQLANGLLLGSMYGLIAIGYTMVYGIVQLINFAHGEIFMTGAFGAFTVYFYLLPDGTSMALAVPLMLIGGGIVAILIAVGAERFAYRPLRGAPRLAPLITAIGLSLALQEVVRNFYPRADRAVAFPGLDGTHDIGSVTIKDADIFLVVAAIVCMSALAFFVRKSRTGRAMQATAQDPDTAQLMGIDTNRIIVIAFAIGGFFAAVAAVAYGLKYGSIDYRMGFLMGLKAFTAAVLGGIGNIYGAMLGGLVLGVAETLASAYIDDIPGMHLFGGGSWKDVWAFCLLIIVLLVRPQGLLGERVADRA
- a CDS encoding branched-chain amino acid ABC transporter substrate-binding protein, with translation MVILTSVFATGALTLTACGSRDDKGGDSEGGGGTTLTIGVDAPLSGENSTTGLGIQYGAQIAVDDANKAKLVPGVTFKLKAYDDKAQPATGQSNATTITGDKTAVGAVGPLNSGVAQTMQQVFASANMVQISPSNTNPELTQGKNWQTDKKRPYKTYFRTATTDELQGSFAADYAYNGLKKKKVFVVDDKQTYGAGLAKIFNEQFKKLGGSVVGTDHVNTGDKDFGSLVTKVKNSGADLLYYGGQYDESSLITKQLKGGGVKVPLFGGDGMFASTYIETAGTASEGDLATAVGVPADTLPAAKTFIETYKSKGYKGDYGAYGAYSYDATTAIIKAVKAAVDANSGKVPSDINALRSSVVDAVQKSDFEGISGKVAFDQYGDTTNKQLTVYQVTKGAWKAVKTGTADLG